In [Phormidium] sp. ETS-05, the genomic window CCTCACCCCAACCCCTCTCCCAGAAAGGGAGAGTAGTAGTAGGGTGGGCAGTGCCTGCCCACCCTACAGAACTACAGAACTTCGGGTATAATCTGATAAGAGCGGATAATTTTAGCCAAATCTTGGCGGGCTGCATCTATCTGCAATTCCCCGATAATATCATCGTCTAGAAGCTGCTGGATTAGGACTTCGGTGTTTTCGGCGCCAGAGGTGAACATCTGGTGATGACCGAGATATATGATAATTCTTAGCAACCGCTGAAAATCTGGTAAACTAGCATAAAAATGAGGTCTAAAATCTTTAGTCAGTGGTGGCGTGATGCCCGAGGCTAAAATTGATTTATCGTTCACTAATGCTAAGGATGCTGCCAAATTTTTTGCGGGTTCGATAATTCCCAATTGATGCAAAAAGTTTAAATCTGAGATTAAGGCTTTTTTGTTGGCGTAAATTATGCCGTGTTTCCTGGTGAGGATGCTACTGATTTCATCGATTTTATGGGTGCTGCTGATTACCCGATCGCGCCTAGTCAGGGCAATCAGGTGCATCAGCCGATCGAAGTCCACCAAGCGACTGTATGGGTGGGGAGTAATCGGCTGGCGTTTCTCACGATTCAGACTCGGAGCAGATGCAGTAATATTTTTCATTATATCAGCAATATTTGCTATACTAAAATCTTCCCGCATCGGATATACTGGATATACGGCGATAAATCCTTCCGCTATCATTGGGGGAAAATCTTTTAGGGATTGATACCCCATCTCGATAACCGTTTCTGGCACTTGTCGGGAGCGTTTTCTATTCCATTCCTGGCACTTGGCTAAAGGCGTGCGTAGGTGCCACCCCACCCACTTTGGTTGTGGCAATCTTGTTCCCTGGTTAGTTAAGGCTTTAGCAATTTTCCTCAGCATATCCATCCGCCAACCTCTTTTAGCATTAGTGGCGTCATATATGACTGGTTGACCGGCGGTTACGGCATTCACTATTTGGGCGATGATTTCTGCCTCAATTTCCACCCAGTTTCCCTGAATAATTTCCTTTCCATATAGTTGCTCACGGATGCTGTCTGATGAAATAATTTTATATTTGTCTAGCTGCATTAAACTGGCGGCAAATGTAGATTTACCGCTACCAGGAGGACCAATAAGGAAGTGACATATCAGGGGCATACTTAAGGTTGATGGTTCTGATGTTGAGTTGAATTTATTTAATTATATAGCCATCCTAAATCGGTTTTGGTAGTTGTAGGGGGATTTAAATTGGATTAATTTATGGAGTGGGAGCAAGTATTATTGCTTAGGCATCCTTGCTTGGTTCAAGAGTCGCTGGTGTAGTGAACGGAGGCAAAGATGTAGCCAAAAAAAGCCCCCACCGGGAAGGTGGGGGAACCAGTAGGGTGCATTTATCTTGGTTTCGTGTTTGCGAATGCGAAGGGGCAGTCTAAGCTGCTTACCGGGTTAGACGGCATCGGCGCGAAGCAAGTTCCGCACCCAAATCTGGGGAAATTGATCGCCCGCCTGAATCAACTAAGCGAGCAATGGTTAGACCCCCTACCTCCTTGGAGAAGGGAGTAGGGGGTCTCGCTGCTTTGGCATGAATTGAGAAAATGGGGATTAGCTTTCTTTGCTCAACCAGGTTTGGATTTGAACGATCGCCACTTTGCCGATGTTGTACACAGCCCAGCCACCGGCGAGGAGCAACGGCGACAGGACGATTACGATGCGCAAGTCAAGATCCATTGGAGTTTCTCCCTGTTTAAGTTATATAACGGTTTCTCAGTTTTCTTATTTTGCCGGTAAAGGTGCCACTTTTCTAGTGGTCTTTTCTGAATCGCTCACCCCACTGGAGGGGGAAAACCGGTATGGGTGCTTTTGCCCGCGTGAGCTAAGGCGAGCTTTTCATAGCGGCGAGCGTGTTCTATGAGTTCGGCGGCTTCAGCGTCGGAGACTTCCCGGACTTTTTTGGCGGGGATACCGATGAGGAGCGATCGAGGCGGTACGTCCTTGGTGACAACAGCCCCGGCGCCAATAATGCTCCCGGCTCCCACCCGCACACCATCCATCACCACGGCACCAATACCAATGAGGCTACCCCTTTCCACCCAAGCGCTATGAACTACGGCTCGGTGTCCCACGGTAACGAAATCTTCTAAAACCGTCAGTTGACCGGGGTCGCCGTGTAAAATAGCACCATCTTGGATGTTGGTACTGGCGCCGATGACGATTTTTTCTAAATCACCGCGCACCACGGCACCATACCAAATACTGGCACCGGCTCCCAATTCCACCCAACCCATAACTGTGGCCGTGGGCGCTACAAACGCGGCGCGGGAGATGTCAACGGTGGGCCAAGGAGAAGTTATGGCGCTGGCGGCGGTAGGGTTGTTAGTCACAGTTTAAAATAATTTGTCAATTTTAGTGCTGGGAAGAGCTGGCACTCACCCGGTGTCTAGCTATAATATCACTTCAAGCATTTGGCCTTGACTGTAGCTGGTGGGAAAATCGCCAGTTTTAGAGAAATTATCTCCAAGGCCGGAGTAAGCCTAGTTATAATGAAGCCACAATAGCTGGCGCAATTCCAAGGATGTTGGCAAGCATATAGCCCATGATTGATTTAGTTTCCCAGTATCCCATATTCGGGCCGGAGATTCAGTGTCCCCACTGCCGTCAGACAATTGCGGCTCTGACGCTCACGGATACTTATCTGTGTCCGCGTCATGGTGCATTTGAAGCCAACCCCAAAACTGGGGAACTGATGCACCTACAATCAGGGCGTCATTGGCGCCAGTGGAATGGCGAGTGGTATAGGCAGCATACTCATCCTGATGGCATCAGGTTTGAGATTCACGAGGCACTCGATCGGCTCTACACTCAAGGCTACCGCGCTACGCGGGTGATTGTGGCGAAACGCTATCAAGAGCTGATTAGTAGCTATTTAGAGCGCAGCACGCCGTGGCGGGGTCAGTCTGATTCCCCTGTGCCCAAACTATACGGTTTACCGGTAGAATTTAGCCCGGATCCAGCCGATGACCCCTGTTGGGAAGTAATCAATTTCACTTTGGAAAAAGAACCGGGGGTTCCGGTCCGCTATCCCTACTTTAAGTTGTTTGAGTAGTAGGGGCAAACCGCCGATCGCCCCTAAAGGTTGGGGGCAGTATGATTTGCACAGAAGGAAAGCCAAGTGATGATGCACCATGTCTCCATCCGCACGGCGGATATCTTCCGGGCGATCGCTTTTTATGAGCAACTCGGTTTTACTGTCTCGGAACGCTTTAGTGCTGGTATCACTCTCGCCTGTTGGATGGAAGGGGACTTGGGACGCATCGAGTTGATTCAAATCCCCGAACCGAAACCCGCACCAGACCCTTTTGGTGACGAACACTATACCGGCTATTATCATTTATCTTTTGACATCACCCGGATTACTCCAGATTTGCCCGGTTGGTTGGAAACTCTCGGTCAACGCTTCGCCACCGCCAACCCCGCGCCACCTCTGAAGGTACTTTTAGCTCCGATGCAGCAGGTTATAGGCGATCGGGTTTGGGAAGTCGCCTTTATCGCCGACGCCGACGGTATGCCCCTAGAATTTATCAGGCTGTTAGGCAAAATTAACTCCTGATATTTGTTAAATGCTCAGTTTCTGGTGCTACTGCCTCATCCGGCTTTGGGGAATAATCGCAGAATCTGTTAAGTTATTTAAAGACTAGCTCAGTTTGTCGTTGGGGTTCAGCCCTCCCTAGGGAGGGTAGCCAGATGATTATTTCTCAAAGGTCTATTGAAGGAAATATCTTAACTTAAATACATGAATATTCTCTCAAACCTGCTGCCTCAGACCGTTGCCAAACCCCGCGCCAGTAAAAAACCGAACCGCACCATAGAACTCAAATCTCCCCGAGAAATCGAAATCATGCGTCAGGCGGCGAAAATTGTGGCCACGGTTCTGAAAGAAATCTCAGAAATTGTGCAACCAGGGATGACCACCGCTGACTTAGATGCTCACGCGGAAAAGCGGATCCGGGAAATGGGCGCTACTCCCAGTTTTAAAGGCTATCACGGCTTTCCGGCTTCCATTTGCTCGAGCATCAATAATGAAGTAGTCCACGGTATCCCCAACAAGAAAAAAGTCATCCGTCAAGGGGATGTGTTGAAGGTGGATACTGGGGCGTACTTCCAAGGTTATCACGGTGATTCTTGTATCACGATCGCCGTAGGTGAAGTCACCCCCGACGCCGCCCAACTGATTAAAGTCGCAGAAGAAGCCTTATATAAAGGTATCGCCCAGGTTAAAGCCGGTAATTATCTCCTAGACATCGCCGGAGCCATAGAAGACCACGTAAAGCCACGGTTTCAGCGTTGTAGAAGACTTCACCGGTCACGGCGTCGGTCGCAACCTGCATGAGGAACCCTCAGTTTTCAACTTCCGCACCCGGGAAATGCCGAATGTGAAACTGCGTTCTGGGATGACTTTGGCCATAGAACCCATAGTTAACGCCGGTTCCAAAGTCACCCGCATTCTCGCCGACAAATGGACCGCCGTTACCGCCGATAACTCCCTCTCCGCGCAATTCGAGCATACGGTTTTAGTAACTGAAACCGGTTACGAAATTCTCACCGACCGAACCAAACTCTAATTTCCTCTGGGGGCACGGCGATGCCGTGCCTCTGTTAAGGCTATTTATATTTTTAATAAAAATTAAATAATTTTATTCATCTAAAATAGAGCTGAGCACCCTTAGTGAGGTACTGAGGGGAAGCCCCGTTGGTTTCTTGGCAACGGTATCAAAACTACAGGCAGCAATTCTTATTTCTGAGTCAATATCCGCTAGCGCCAAGATTTAACATTGGTTTTTTTTCTTACTCCCATCCATTTTGACTAATGTTAAGCAATAGAGCTTTCAAATTGATGAATTGCCCCTACAGTCAGCCAATATCCGCATCGCTCTATTTTATCATTGGTATTGCTCATCGGTAAACGCGATTGCTCAGAAGCTGGTGGAACGGAGCGCAGACGGCAGCGTTTGGGGGAAAATAATCTCGTTAACCACTGCTCGAAATTATCGATATAGTTGAATAAAACGGGAATAACGCCGCGTCAGTAGGGTGGAAGTAGAGAAACCACCGATCGCCGAAATTGCGATCGGCGATCGTACCGCCCCCGCTACCCAATTCTAAAGCAGTAGGCATCATCCTCGCAAGAGTAGAAACGGTGGTCATCAAAATCGGACGCAAACCACCCCCGATTCTACTACGGCCTGAAACTGAAACATACCTTCCTTTTCATTAGGGCAAATCAACCTAATTACTTTTGTATGACCATTTAGTAATTAAGAATTCTGCGGCCAATGGGTCCTCAACTGGCAGGATAGCATCTTCAGCGAGCAAATCCCAAGAGGGACCCTGGAGGTTGAGCCGGATAACTGTGGCGAGTATCCCACCCTGGTCCCTGCGGCAAATTGCTAAATTAACCTAGTCCCAAGAAATATTGCAGATTGCAGATTTTCTTGACATTCTATAATATTCCCATCACAGAAAAGGACTCCAGCAGTATCTAGGTATTTTTACTGCCAGAGGGCCAGGAGGAGGAAATAGCACTTAATTGGCATTCAAATTTAAAATTGTGACAGAGAAACCAAACGCGGGGACGAACCGGTAGGGAAAGAAGAAGCGATCGCCCCTTCTTTCCCGCCAAAGGCGAACCCAGAGACGGGGATATGGGGTCCCACCCCTGCCCCCGCTCCCCCAAAAGGCAAGGCTCTTTTTTGCACTGAAAAAGCGAGTAGCAGCATGTTTTTCAATGCCACTGAACTTCTAATCGATAACTTTGTCCAAAACATTAGGGATGGCTACCAACGCACTTATGGCGGCTATAAACCAGACTATGCCGATATCATTGCCTGGGCCGGGTCGATGGCGTTGGAAAACATCGCCAACAGCGACGCGCTCTATCACAACGTGGAACACACCATCTTAGTCACCCTAGTGGGCCAAGAAATTTTGCGCGGCAAACATATCCGCGAGGGTGGGGTTGCCTGTGAAGACTGGCTCCACTTTATGATTTCCCTGGTGTGCCACGATATCGGCTACGTCAAAGGCGTATGTCGCGAAGACAAAAACGGATACTACGCTACGGGTAAAAACGGCCAGATGGTACGTTTAGCGCCCGGTTGCTCCGATGCCAGCCTCACCCCGTACCACGTGGACCGAGCCAAGCTGTTTATTGATGAACGGTTTGGGGGTCATAAACTGATTGACGCCGAAGCCATCAAACGCAATATCGAGCTGACCCGGTTTCCCGTGCCCAAAGCCGAGGACCATCAAGATAAAGTCAACTATCCTGGGTTGGTGCGGGCAGCAGATTTAATCGGTCAGCTCAGCGACCCCCGCTATCTGAAGAAAATCGGCGCCTTGTTCTACGAGTTTGAAGAAACCGGCACCAACAAAGCCCTAGGATACCGCCATCCCGGAGATTTGCGCAAAAATTATCCCAAGTTTTACTGGAATGGGGTTCACCCATACGTAACCGAGGCCCTGCATTACCTCTCTCTCACCCAGCAAGGTAAGCAAATTATGGCCAATCTCTACTGCAACGTGTTTGTGGTGGAACACGAACAGTTGGAAGTGGAAACCGTCGCCGCCAGTTAAGCGATGCACGGGCCAGTATATGTTAGGGTTAAGAGCCATGAATCAAGTATTTTCACCGCTCCAGCAGTTTTTGCTGACTTGGGTGCTGGCTTTGTTGGCGGGATGGTCGACACTACAGGCTTTAAGCTATGTGGGAGAACCTCTAGCCATTCTGGTGACGGCCAGTTTAGTAGCATTTTTGCTGAACTACCCAGTAGCAAGACTGCAAGGGGTGATGCCAAGCACCGGTGCGGCTATCCTAGTTTACCTGGTGGCAGCGGTGGGGGTGGTGGCTCTAGCCCTGACAGTGGTGCCGCCGGTGTTTAACCAAGGTCGCCAGCTTGTTACCAATTTACCCTCCCTCCTGCAATCGGCCCAGCAGCAATTGGTGGACTTTCAGGCTTGGAGTGCGGCGCACAATCTGCCTTTCGATACGATCGTGTGGAAGCAGCAGATTATCCAACAGGCCCAAAAGCAGGTAGAATCCGTAGCCGCCAAAGGTTTTGGCGTAGTGGCGGGCACCATTAGCTGGTTTTTAGACCTGATTTTGATTTTGGTGATTTCCTTTTATCTGCTCCTGGATGGGGAGCGGGTGTGGCAGGGACTCACCACGATCGTTTCCCCCCAAATTCGCCCCCAGCTTACCCAGTCCTTAGAAAGAAACCTACAAAAGTTTATCTCCGGCCAACTACTCCTCGGTTTATTTATGGCCATTTCCCTGGCACCAGCTTTTTGGTGGTTAGGCGTTCCCTATTGGGTGTTATTTGCCGTATTTATTGGCGTCATGGAAATCATTCCCTTTGTGGGAGCCACTTTGGGAATTGCTGCCGTTTGCATTATCGTCGCTTTTATCAACTGGTGGCTGGCGGTCAAAGTTTTGGCAGTAGCAATAGCTCTACAGCAAGTAAAGGATAATCTCGTAGCGCCGAGAATTCTGGGCAACCTCACCGGTTTATCCCCGGCAATTATCTTGGTTGTGCTGTTGTTGGGCGCTAAAATAGGAGGGTTATTGGGAGTATTGGCCATTCCCTTCACAGGAGTGGTGAAAAGCATCTGGGAAATTGTCCTTGACCCCACCTTACCCCCCCAAACTGGTTCTTTTTTTTATAATCCCTTGTTGCCAGACGGTAATTTAGCTACATCAAAAATTGATAATTGATAATTGATAATTGATAATTGTCAATTGTCCTTTGGTGACAAGGGACAAGGGACAAGG contains:
- a CDS encoding Npun_R2479 family HD domain-containing metalloprotein — translated: MFFNATELLIDNFVQNIRDGYQRTYGGYKPDYADIIAWAGSMALENIANSDALYHNVEHTILVTLVGQEILRGKHIREGGVACEDWLHFMISLVCHDIGYVKGVCREDKNGYYATGKNGQMVRLAPGCSDASLTPYHVDRAKLFIDERFGGHKLIDAEAIKRNIELTRFPVPKAEDHQDKVNYPGLVRAADLIGQLSDPRYLKKIGALFYEFEETGTNKALGYRHPGDLRKNYPKFYWNGVHPYVTEALHYLSLTQQGKQIMANLYCNVFVVEHEQLEVETVAAS
- a CDS encoding gamma carbonic anhydrase family protein, whose translation is MTNNPTAASAITSPWPTVDISRAAFVAPTATVMGWVELGAGASIWYGAVVRGDLEKIVIGASTNIQDGAILHGDPGQLTVLEDFVTVGHRAVVHSAWVERGSLIGIGAVVMDGVRVGAGSIIGAGAVVTKDVPPRSLLIGIPAKKVREVSDAEAAELIEHARRYEKLALAHAGKSTHTGFPPPVG
- a CDS encoding AI-2E family transporter, encoding MLGLRAMNQVFSPLQQFLLTWVLALLAGWSTLQALSYVGEPLAILVTASLVAFLLNYPVARLQGVMPSTGAAILVYLVAAVGVVALALTVVPPVFNQGRQLVTNLPSLLQSAQQQLVDFQAWSAAHNLPFDTIVWKQQIIQQAQKQVESVAAKGFGVVAGTISWFLDLILILVISFYLLLDGERVWQGLTTIVSPQIRPQLTQSLERNLQKFISGQLLLGLFMAISLAPAFWWLGVPYWVLFAVFIGVMEIIPFVGATLGIAAVCIIVAFINWWLAVKVLAVAIALQQVKDNLVAPRILGNLTGLSPAIILVVLLLGAKIGGLLGVLAIPFTGVVKSIWEIVLDPTLPPQTGSFFYNPLLPDGNLATSKIDN
- a CDS encoding TIGR02652 family protein, which translates into the protein MIDLVSQYPIFGPEIQCPHCRQTIAALTLTDTYLCPRHGAFEANPKTGELMHLQSGRHWRQWNGEWYRQHTHPDGIRFEIHEALDRLYTQGYRATRVIVAKRYQELISSYLERSTPWRGQSDSPVPKLYGLPVEFSPDPADDPCWEVINFTLEKEPGVPVRYPYFKLFE
- a CDS encoding ATP-binding protein, translating into MPLICHFLIGPPGSGKSTFAASLMQLDKYKIISSDSIREQLYGKEIIQGNWVEIEAEIIAQIVNAVTAGQPVIYDATNAKRGWRMDMLRKIAKALTNQGTRLPQPKWVGWHLRTPLAKCQEWNRKRSRQVPETVIEMGYQSLKDFPPMIAEGFIAVYPVYPMREDFSIANIADIMKNITASAPSLNREKRQPITPHPYSRLVDFDRLMHLIALTRRDRVISSTHKIDEISSILTRKHGIIYANKKALISDLNFLHQLGIIEPAKNLAASLALVNDKSILASGITPPLTKDFRPHFYASLPDFQRLLRIIIYLGHHQMFTSGAENTEVLIQQLLDDDIIGELQIDAARQDLAKIIRSYQIIPEVL
- a CDS encoding photosystem II protein Y — protein: MDLDLRIVIVLSPLLLAGGWAVYNIGKVAIVQIQTWLSKES
- a CDS encoding efflux RND transporter permease subunit; amino-acid sequence: MRPILMTTVSTLARMMPTALELGSGGGTIADRNFGDRWFLYFHPTDAALFPFYSTISIISSSG
- a CDS encoding VOC family protein — translated: MHHVSIRTADIFRAIAFYEQLGFTVSERFSAGITLACWMEGDLGRIELIQIPEPKPAPDPFGDEHYTGYYHLSFDITRITPDLPGWLETLGQRFATANPAPPLKVLLAPMQQVIGDRVWEVAFIADADGMPLEFIRLLGKINS